Within Osmia lignaria lignaria isolate PbOS001 chromosome 11, iyOsmLign1, whole genome shotgun sequence, the genomic segment ATTGTTACTCCGATCACACGATGCTTACACAATATCTATGAAGTTGCGCTACGTTTCGCCAGACAGCAATAACTCTCCTAGCCTTTAAAGCAAATTCGTGTCGTCTGCGTCATAACGTTATATTATAACGTTATTTGAATGTAAGATAATCAGAATGCATACGCTTGGCCAGCAAGTTGGTCACTCTTAGGTTAAGCCAAAGTCAACACGTGGCAACGCCGCGCTACAGCTGTCATACGCGTCACGCATCGAGCCAAAGCTCAACTTATTCTACATACATGTTTTATAAGAGTTACTACATACTTTTTTCATTAGAATAACCGATGCAAAACAGTTAGAACTTTGCCAACATtgtgaagaaaaattattcCTTTGTCAAAGAACAGTACCGTGTAAAGCTGGGGGTACTTTACCGCGAGGGATACCCCAGTGTTACCTCGTAACATTCTCATGCCATCCGCTTCCCTCTCCCGAAATCCCAGACGGGAAAGTGAGTTTCGGAACATGATTGTTAATTTTACGTAACGTACGGCTTGCCTGCTAGGAACAAGTTTCCCCTCCTGCTTTTACCCAGATCTCGGTTCAATACCGGGCTTGAATTTTCTGGGCTTTAATTTTCCAATCACACGCtgataaaaaggaaacaaatGTAGGTGAAGAGACGAGGATGGTTTCGTAATAAGCAAAGACGGTTATTGTGTGAATCCTCGAATTCGACTGCCTTTCGAACGTCTCCTCGAGCAGGAAAATGTCCCCTGGGAAAACAGGGGGTGCACTCCTAAGTAGACGTACCTTCGAGGCGCTCAGTCAATTCTTTACGCACAGCCGATCCACGAAAATACAATCTGTCGTCGTCTCCAGACGTCTCACCGAAAGGCTGTTCCAAGACGAAGCTTACAGTTCAGTATTCCTACACAAAAAAAGCTACTCTCCAAAGTTCCCAGGCCCTCTTCAAGAATTTTTCCATCGTCTCTCTTGAAAATCGCGTTAATTGTCTCAACGTCTTCCAGAAACGAGCCAATGTTATCGGTGCAGCAATATTAACTTTACAACGCGAGGAGGAGGGAGCCGGGAGTGAAATAAAGAGAGAACGACAGCGAAAGAGAGGATGAAGGGATAGGGTTAGTCTGTATCAACTGTGCACCCTTATCAATTGGAAAATTGGTGCGTGCAGTGGGAGCGGAAGAGGAGGAGACTCGGCTATGTTCAGCGTTGGAGGGGAGGGAAGAACGATTAGGTTTACGCGCCTGCCAGGGACGTACATATCGAAGGGGCGAACGGAGCACGAGAAAGAATATCGGGTTCAGTTTGTTTTAACGATCTGCATTGTCTATGCACCCTCACGAATTAGGAATTTCAAACCGGCTACCCGATGAGCTGGTGGCAAGAAGGGTGCTCGTACAAAAGCCAGGGGCGTATCCAAGGAATGGTAGGGAGCCTTTGTGTGTACGTTGAGAGAATCAAAAGAACCAGCAAGTGAATCAGCGAAAGAGAACGAGGGGAATGGAGACGAACAGAAAAGAGGGAGGAAGAAGAGTGACGAGACGCTTAGGGCGCATGCGTCACTCATCGTGGGCGTCGGGAATGTGTTGACACGAGAAGCCGAGAAAACGCTGTGCCTCTAATGCTACGACGCCCGTGTTATCGTCGATACGGTTCCCATACCGCGGGCATGCCTTGTCCTCAGAAAATCTGGGTCTTCGACTTCCGTTCTAACGTCGAAATCAGGGGTCTGGTTGTTGCCGATGGTCGTATCGACATTATCCGGTATTGGATGATTCAAACATTGCTGCGTAGATGATTAACACAACAAACAAGAGTAGAACCCGTCAATCAACTgggatatatttaaaaatactttattcTATCAACACAAAGAATTCATGAATATTTCAAGTGATATTAATGTTACATTAATCTCATAACAAGTAGTTTACTTTTATGTAAGACTGGTCGAATAACGCCGACTTTAGTTGACTGTACGGTTCATCATTTCTAATTTAACTTTTCTCGATGTCCGTCATTGCTAAGAgcattattttttatgaaacttttattcgATGTTTAGAGACTCGCGctacaataattttcaaagttaGTACGAGACTATAGGGAATGGTGCTTCGTAGGAGTATACGGTGTTCTCCACGCAGTAAATTTATATGAGGTTATGTTCGGTGAGGCTGGATATTAGGGATAACCATACAACTACAATGACATTACTTTCACGATGCTTCATATACAATAAATAGCACTGTTCGAACAAATATGATGCATACAAATGTTTttagtaaattgaaaaattgcgtTTGATGTGTTATAAAATGCAATACCTTACCATTCGGAGAGGCGTTATCAGAGCTGTCCCTAGAGTTCGGAGGGCCCCGTTCAAGTGCCCCGTTTGCCATATATCAGGGACAACTCTGAAGAATATGGTACATGAAAACGTTATTTACAATTACCAAAGATAATCTAAAGCGTTAAAAACAAAACGGTGATAGAGCAGCACGCACATTTCAGTCACTATTATATCGCAGAATACGAACTTTTATGTATGAGCAGAGCCTTGTACAACCAGTAGTGAAAAATTCTATGCATTTATGAGTACAGACTTTATAGAGAGCAGTAAGAAGATCGCGGTTGTTGCTTACAATTGCCtatttgaataactaaaaataCACTTGAATCTCTGCGACTCATACACGCATTATTTACACAACACTGAAATCTCAGGTCTTAAATTTAACAGAAAAATATCCCTTTGCATTAATGACCAAAGGGTTAACTAAGGGAAGCCTAAGTAGCACGCGACCGTACATATAAACTAAGCGCATAATTGATTACACATCGCATGCGTTTAAAGAATCAGTAATCTTTGAGTAGGTACTATTGCGACTATGAATATAGGTGCGTTAAAGGTATCGTCCGGTTAATCGCAATATTCGTGTCTGTTACTTTTTTTTGTTGTCGCATCTATTGTCGGCGATAAGAGTATGTATGCATCAAGTACAACGTATCGCAGCTATTTTGCGCAAACACAATGAAGGAGCGAAGCCCGAAAACAGTTTGAAAAGAAAGCTTTACTACGTGTACGTAAGTACTTTCACGAATACGTGAATGCATGTCAGTGTTCGCGCATACAAATAAACCTGCGCCATATGTATGCATACATACGTGAATCGTATATAGGTACATGTATATGTACTACATAGATCTCAATACAGGAAAAAGACGGCGAATAAAAAGGGAACGCATCGGAGAAAGATCGAAAGTATTACAGGTGTAACTGGGGTATAATCGAACGTAACGTTAAATCTTCTTGTGCGCATAAGGGACTGTTTCCACGTGAATGTGCATCCTCTGTGTTTACGAAGGACAGTTATCAAAAATCGAAGGTGGAATATCACAATGAAAGCCAAATACGATCCGAGCGGACAAAGAACGCTGGGTAAATGCGTATCAAATGGGCGGAAGGTagaagaaatggaagaaaagaaagtagaaaGGAGGGAATAACGATGTGGAGAAGGAGATGAATTTTggagattaaaaattttaagttcAGACGCCGGAGAAACGCGTTGGGAAAATTCtacgaaaaaaaaacaaaagcgaTGGAGATGTCGAGGACAGCACACCGTCAGGGTAAAATAAAGACAGGGTCGAGCGAGCGAGAGAtatagagagaaaaagagagagacagCGCGCATCCAAATTTCGGAGGGAAAACTCCTACCTTTTACTGGGATAATCTGGGATTTTCAGAACGATGTCATAGCAGAGTACGTTGGTTGCGCTAGGCGAAACCGACGGTCGGCGATGGCCGTGCAGCTCACCACTGAGAACACTGAGGTCGCTCCATGTCTCTCACTCGACCCAAGCCACGACCCCGCCCATTATGGGCCTAACTAATATTCTCGAGGCCGTATATTAAACCATAAACCACTATGTACTTTCATATATTTAATTCCGCCCGTAAACCACCACAGATATCCTCTGATATTTCGCGTAGCGATATCTGCGCCGCAAGATTATCAGCGTTCTTGGTCACTGACGTCAAACGCTTTCACGAACTTCGGATATCTCGCCGTAGGTTAATGGCGGCACCACTTGCTGGCCGCAATAGTCACGTTGTTTTGTAATACGGTACTTTTCATCCGTTTTTATGTACAAATTTCTTTCTGTCTTTACTCAGTATCGCTTATTATTAAACGATAAGCGATAATTCACGCTCGATTTCCACTAATGTTGCATCTGAGAGTAAGTTTCCTGTTATCTTTCTTGGTGTTTCAGCGCTTCCACCTTTACGAAGCAGCTGCATCATCAGCGTATGCACATGTAGCCATGTAGCTCGACAAGTTTAAGAAAATTTCTGTAGAGGGAGAACGATAGGCAGGTTGCTTTCCCCACCATATTGTACCTCCATAAACTACTTCTCCTCCAGTTGCTGTATTGTAGCATTTTATTAGATTCTTTAGATCAAATTTTAGAACCATACCTTTTTcgtattttaaatttacaagtcattatattgaaaattatttgaaccGAAACACAATAAGCCAACGCGAGATTTTATTTGGAGGTTTATAGAGAAATTGCAGACAAATATTGCGCGTACAATACCTTTTTAGGGATTCTTTTTAAACGTGTcgagatatatatgtatatggatTTCCTGTTCATCTTATATAAAGGTAATCTGATAAACAAGGAAGGAAACAATAAAGGGTGTAAAACCATTTCCTAAATTCAGACCCGTGTCACGAGATGTCGTGCTTCGCCATGTTCGACCAATCCGTGTGCCTACCTTCCGATCGTTATACACAGTATTAGTTTATTTAATGATTTCGTTTGGAAATGTAACAGTTACATACATTGTCGagctagaaaaaataaaaattcacttttagtaaatagaaaatttttaaattttatttatgtgaACAATTTAAAGGAAAGGTAACGAGTTTAGCGAAAAAACCCGGAAACATCCGAAGAGAGAACGACATGATTGGATGGAAGAGGTCACGTGAGCTGCAACGCTTTTAAGTATTGGCTGAGCGTTCGTGGTAGGGGACGTTCATAATCCTTAAGATAGGCTTGCGTCTTCACAAAGGTAAGAGACAGTGTTGGGGAAGGAACGTGCTTACGCGCACATAGTTTATGAGTTCGATCGTAGTATCCGGTTTCAGTGAGTGTTGTGTGAGTTGGCGAAGTAGTAAAAAAAAGAGGTTAAAGtgagaggaagaagagaaagaagaggcagaaACTGACGGGCGCTGCTTGGGCGGATGATTATCAGTTTTTACAACAACGAATACATTCAACGTTTACACAAGGTTGATCTCGtaagaacaaaattaaatatactgCTTTTTTTCAAGTAAAGTAATCCAAAAATCAATTCCGTTACTTTAATCGTAAACAAAAAGTTTGGACTAACATTAAAAGGTTaactctttaatatttttatttgaaccaTATCGGAAGCgagtaaataaagaaataataatttttaacataGTGTGAATCTAACCATATAACATTCACAAGTTTGCGTGTAAAGATGCAACGAAGTTTCCGACAATGTTTGTATTCAATGATTTTTGTAACTGCGCAATAATCTCGTGATTCAGGGCAAAAGGGAAGGGGGAACGCGGAGGAATAAACTTGGTGGGGTACCCCACAAATCTCTTACGAGTAAAATGCTACCTCGCCCCGATTGCTTCGATTCTTTTTACAGTTCTCTTTATTCGTTATTTTTATATATCTGCCCATATTCGATGACCGTTGGTCACCTTTACTCCTATTTTGTCTTCTCACCACGTAAAATCACTCATGTTTTTAAAATTCTCTCACGTTTTTCGACGCAGCTGGAGGGGCACAAGATGGCGGACGCGACTTGTTTGTTTTCCCTACTTCGCACGTAGTTTTCACAATACGATGAAATAGTTCAACAGTAAATTCTACGAATTCATTTTCTTATAACGTGAAAGATAACAGATACATATGTGTTGGTAAACGTGAAATTTCATAAGTAGAGTTAATatcagagacatttcttctGACTGTACGTATAATGGTGGGTCTTGAATTTTTTCCACTCTTCATTTGTTAACCTGATAAAATGGTTCTATaactttttcaaactttcaagtCTCAAAGTGCTAACTGATTTTGTACCCCGTGTGTTTCATCATTTCCTATGAAATCTGCGTGTAGAAAAATCCAGGTATACAATAtgtaattttttatcttcttcaaTATTGCAGTTGCGTCTTTGCGTTGTTAGATAACGATATTCCTTGGTGCTTGTTGACGAGCAGTCTCACTCTGAGGTCAGTGTTATTGATTAAACCGTGTTTACGTTTATCGGTAATGTCAGCAGTTGCTCTATTTGCTAGGAAAATACCACGGACTTTATTATTGGATATTCGTGCCAAAAAACACATATTTAATGGAAAAATGTCCGTAGTTCTATCGAGAACGTGCTTTTCAGTAAATAACTGACGCAATTACTCGTCCTTGCGTCGTTAGAGTCCACTATccaactttttctaaaaaaaagtcaaaCGGAAATCCGTTATTTATCAGTTTCCAAGAAATCAGTACTTTTGGAATTGACCGACTTTTACACAGTCTAACGGTTAAAATAGAATGTGCCTTTAATGCTCATGCTTAAATAGATTATTCAAtgtaatatgttgtaaaattgttGATTTGTCGATGCATGAGATTAAAGGAACTAAATTGATTTTACAGACGGGTCGGTTGACTTCGTGAGAGATAGAAAAGTGGAAAGTGCGATAAACAAGCCATGACGAATTCGGTACCAAAATTGAACAACAAAGTTGAGCGGCATGGGTCGCCGAACATTGGCCTCGAGCGGCATCATCACCGTTCCAGTGCAATCAAATCATCATCCACTTACTTCCACAACGGTGGAAGATCTCATGGGAGAAATTCGACTGGTAGATTGAGCTGCAGCCCAAATTTTTCGTCGAAGGGTTCGAGGAATTCGCCGTCGCGATACGATTATAGTCCTCGCGGCAGTCCAACAAATAGCTTCTACGCGGGTGCTAAGTTCTCTGAACCGCCGTCTCCTGCGAGCCTTCCCAAACCGCCCAGCCATTGGACTACGAGACTGATGTGCAGCTATCAGCAATCTGACAGGAGTTGCGATATTTCAAATCATCTCAAGATGATATTAAACGTCCAAGCCTGATACCTAGAGACCAACGGACCGCTAAGAACGGTAACCAGCTTCTAAAGAAAGCGAAAAGGGACACAGGTACGATATTATCGTCTCCCCCT encodes:
- the LOC117603953 gene encoding uncharacterized protein LOC117603953, coding for MTNSVPKLNNKVERHGSPNIGLERHHHRSSAIKSSSTYFHNGGRSHGRNSTGRLSCSPNFSSKGSRNSPSRYDYSPRGSPTNSFYAGAKFSEPPSPASLPKPPSHWTTRLMCSYQQSDRSCDISNHLKMILNVQA